The sequence TGCCGGACCCATCATGCAGTTTGCCGGCACCGTCCGCCGCTTCGCCGAATCCGTCGCCCATCTCCTTGATGGAGTCGAACAGCTGCTCCGCATACGTGGATGACACTTTCTCGTTCACTTCCGCTTTGATACGGTCCATGGCGGTCTCACCGATCTGGGCGGATAAGAAGTTGAACCCTTCGTTCGGTTTGTAGATGAGTGCCAATTTCTCCGGTGTGTCATCCAGGAGCGTTGTTGCGTGCTCCGAGAAGTTATCCGGGATTTCGATCGTCATATAGTAGTCCTGGTCGTTCAATCCTTTACGGGCTTCCGCTTCCGAAATTCCTTTGAAATCGAACTGTTTGCTGTCCGTCAGCTTGTCGACGAGATCATCACCGAGTGCGAGATGCGTCCCCTCGAAGTCCGCGCCCTCATCCATGTTGACGACTGCAACCGGCAGTGCGTCCATATTCGCATAGGGGTCCCAGAACGCCCATAAAAACATCCCTGCATAGAGCACCGGGATGAACAGGATTGCGATCATCGGGACGAGCATCTTGCGGGTGCGGAGAAGCTGTTTCCACTCGGCCCCTGTCATTGTCTTTTTCATAACCGTTTCCTCCTTGACTGTATGACCATTTTAGGATTCCGGTCATTCAATGATGAAAAAAGAAGTCTCAGCGTATGAGACTTTTAAAAATGGTGCTGCTCAGCAGATCGGTGATTTCCGACTCGGCCAATTCACGATCATGGGTCCTTTCCCAATCAACGACGAGCGCCATGTACGATTTGAACAGCAAATACGCAACCAGTTCCGTATTGCATGGCTTGACTTCGCCGCGTACAATGCCCTTCTCGATCTTTTCGGCAATGAACTGGATGATCTGTGTTTCGATATCGGCGAGCACTTCCTGTACAGCAGGCGTCCGGATCTCTTTCCCTTCGTCGATCAGCTTGGCATACAGCCGGTGTGTCGTCCGGAATTTCAGGATGGACATGAGACGGGCGTGCGCATTCTCTTCGAATGAAGCGTCCGGGACCGCTGCCGCTTCCGCTTCGCACCGCATTTCATCGATCATGCCGACAACAATGGCATTGAACAGTTCTTCCTTATTGGCGAAGAACGTATAGATCGTCCCTTTGCCGACATTTGCGATTTTCGCGACCTGATCCATCGTTGTCGCTTTGTAGCCGAACAGCGAAAAGGACTTCGCAGCGGCTTCCAATATCTCCGCTCTGCGATCCATAGGTACACCTCTTTCATCAAAAATGACTATATTTCAGTTCCGGTCAATTGGTCAGAACCTATCATACATCGCCGTTCTTCCGAATGCAAGTCCGGCACACAAATAAGACGGAGGGGAAACTCCCCCTCCGCCTCTCACTCAGGCATGCGCCGCCTGTTCTTCAGTGATGAATGACAGCAATTCCTTCGCAGAGCTGAAACCGAGCGCTTCGATAGTGCGGGCTTGCGCGAAATAATCGTCGCCGACCATCGTGCCCGCAAGCGTCATGATTGAATCCCCGACAGGTGTCGGCATGCCGAGATGCTTGCCGAGCGAGTGGAGCAGCCCGAGTCCCATGGGCACGTCTTCCGTGATATAGCGGTTATCGACCGATTTCGTGCGCAGGTCTTTCACGCTTTCCGCATAGATCTCGAACGCTTCGTCATCGGAATAGGCGTCCGGATCGGTGAACGTGCGCACTTTGAACTCCTCGATGTAAGAGCGCGGCTTCGCACCGATGCGCGTGAGCATGTCCATTTTCTCCTGGTCGAGCTCATGGGCCACCTTCCATGTGGATGGTGTGAACCCTTCCGTGTACATGGAGAACTGCCCATCCGAGTTTTCAATGTAGGCGGCGTTCAGCGCGATGCCGACCGTATGCATGATCAGGTTAGGGTTATGCAGCGCCACTTCCGCGATATTATCACGCGGGATGCAGTGGCCGAGAACGGGCGCAAGCGTCTTGCATGCTTCTTCCACACGTCCTGCCGGCACAGTCGCAATCGGATGACCATAGTTCACCGAGTACAGTGTCACTTCCCCGGGCGCCGTGATGCGGCAGCTGTACGGCAGCGTCTCCCCCTCTGCGAACAGCGGTGCGTCCCCGCTGCGGCCGAGCCGTTCCAGCTCATTGAGGAAGTAGACACTGCCGAGATAGCCTGGGCAGATATAGACGGTCTGGTGTTTCTGGAGATGCGGAGCAAGGGCGCTCGCGAGGGATTTGTGGTAGTTCGATACATAATAGATGAGGAGTATATCTGCTTGCGGGATGACCTCTGCAGGGTTGCGGGTCACGGCTAGGAGTGGAACCGTCTGTGTTCCGTGTTCGTCGTGGAGCGTGATCTGTTTCGTCTGTTCGAGTTTCTGGAAATGTTCATCCGGCCGGCCGCTCAATTTGAGCATGCTTACCTCGTGGCCATCGCGCGCGAGACAGGCTGCCGCCATGGAACCTCCATGTCCTGAACCGATAATTGTAATTTTCATCTCAAGTTCCCCCTTCTTGTGAAAGCGTTCACATGACATATTAAATT comes from Sporosarcina trichiuri and encodes:
- a CDS encoding TetR/AcrR family transcriptional regulator, coding for MDRRAEILEAAAKSFSLFGYKATTMDQVAKIANVGKGTIYTFFANKEELFNAIVVGMIDEMRCEAEAAAVPDASFEENAHARLMSILKFRTTHRLYAKLIDEGKEIRTPAVQEVLADIETQIIQFIAEKIEKGIVRGEVKPCNTELVAYLLFKSYMALVVDWERTHDRELAESEITDLLSSTIFKSLIR
- a CDS encoding NAD/NADP octopine/nopaline dehydrogenase family protein; this encodes MKITIIGSGHGGSMAAACLARDGHEVSMLKLSGRPDEHFQKLEQTKQITLHDEHGTQTVPLLAVTRNPAEVIPQADILLIYYVSNYHKSLASALAPHLQKHQTVYICPGYLGSVYFLNELERLGRSGDAPLFAEGETLPYSCRITAPGEVTLYSVNYGHPIATVPAGRVEEACKTLAPVLGHCIPRDNIAEVALHNPNLIMHTVGIALNAAYIENSDGQFSMYTEGFTPSTWKVAHELDQEKMDMLTRIGAKPRSYIEEFKVRTFTDPDAYSDDEAFEIYAESVKDLRTKSVDNRYITEDVPMGLGLLHSLGKHLGMPTPVGDSIMTLAGTMVGDDYFAQARTIEALGFSSAKELLSFITEEQAAHA